tgtgtgtttgtctgtgtgtgggtgtgtatgtgtgtgtgtgtgtttgtgtgtgtgtttgtgtgtttgtgtgcgtgggtgtgtttgtgtgtgtgtgtttgtgtgtgtgtttgtgtgtgtgtgtttgtgtgtatgtgtgtgtttgtgtgtgtgtgtttgtgtttgtgtgtgtgtttgtgtgtttgtgtatgtatttgtgtgtgtgtgtttgtgtgtgtttttgtgtgtgtgtttgtgtgtgtgtgtttgtgtgtgaatgtgtgtgtgtttgtgtgtgtgtgtgtttgtgtttgtgtgtgtgtttgtgtatgtgtttgtatgtatgtgtgtgtgtttgtgtttgtgtgtgtgtttgtgtgtgtgtttgtgtgtgtgtgtgagtgtaattgtgtgtgtgtgtttgtgtgtttgtatgtgtgtttgtgtatgtgtgtgtgtgtgtgtttctgtgtgtgtgtgagtgtttttgtgtgtgtgtttgtgtgtgtgtgtttgtgtgtttgtatgtgtgtgtgtttgtgtgtgtgtttgtgtatgtgtgtgtgtgagtgtgtttgtgtgtttgtgtgtgtgtgtgggtgtgtgtttgtgtgtgtgtgtgtttgtgtgtgtgtgtgactgtgtttgtgtgtgtatgtgtttgtgtgtgtgtgtgtgtgtttgtgtgtgtgtgtgtgtgtgtgtgtgtgtttgtgtgtgtgtgtgtgtgtgcgtgtgtgtgtgtttatgtttgtgtgtgtgtgtttgtgtgtgtgtttgtgtgtttgtgtgtgtgtgtgtgtgtgtgtgtgcgtgtgtgtgtgtgtgtgtgtgtttgtgtgtgtgtttgtgtgtgtgtgtgtttgtgtttgcgtgtgtgtttgtgtatgtgtttgtgtgcgtgtttgtgtttgtgcatgtgtttgtgtgtttgtgtgtgtgtgtgtgtgtgtgtgtgagtgtaattgtgtttgtgtgtttgtatgtgtgtgtgtgtgtgtttgtgtatgtgtgtgtgtgtgtttgtgtgcgtgtgtgtgtttgtgtttgtgtgtgtgtgttcgtgtgtgtgtttatgtgtgtgtgtgtgtgtgtttgtgtgtgtgtgtgtgtgtttgtgtttgtgtgtgtgtgtgtgttactgctttacaacactttgtgtgtctcaggtgttcacattgtccagtggatgtcaggatgtgaatggaatgatgagactgatgaggtTAAAGGTTGGCGTCAGGAAGgttatgatggagaagatttCATATCGTTGGACATGAAGACATGGACATATACTGCAGCAAAACCACAAGCTTTCCCCACCAAACTCAAGTGGGAGCAGAACATATTTATACTAGACTACCTGAAGTATTATTACACTGAGGATtgtccttcttacttgaagaagtatgtgaagaatgggaagaaggtcctaatgagaacaggtagaagcacaccttgtactttcaccttttaacatgttagcactccccctataggaacattactgacattacactctgtctctttatactcttttctctttctctcaccttctctccatctttacctccatccacaccttctctccatctttacttccatccacaccttctctccatctttacttccatccacaccttctctccatctttacctccatcaacatcatctctccatctttacctccatccacaccttctctccatctttacctccatccacaccttctctccatatttacctccatccacaccttctctccatctttacctccatccacaccttctctccatctttacttccatctacaccttctctctatcttaacctccgttctcattttctctccatctttacctccatccacaccttctctccatctctacctccatccacaccttctctctatcttaacctctgttctcatcttctctccatctttacctccatccacccttcctctccatctttacctccttccacaccttccctccatctttacctccatccacaccttctctccatctttacttccatccacaccttatcttcatctttacctccatccacactttctctccatctttacctccatccacaccttctctccatctctacctccatccacaccttctctctatcttaacctctgttctcatcttctctccatctttacctccatccacccttcctctccatctttacctccttccacaccttctctccatctttacctccttccacaccttctctccatctttacctccatccacaccttctctccatctttacctccatccacaccttctctccatctttaccttcatccacaccttctccccacgttgtcttctgttcacacgtgacatcacttcctgtgcagagcttccagaggtgttcctcctccagaagacgccatcctctccagtcacctgcatggcgacaggtttctaccccgacttagccgacctgttttggaggaaagacggcgagcagatcttcgaggacgtggagcacggagagctgctccccaaccacgacggaaccttccagatgtcggtggagctgaaagtggaggtgacggccgaggtggagggcaagtacgaatgtgtgttccagctgtctggcgtcaaggaggacctggtcaccaagctggagagaagaagcatcctgagcaacgcaagccatgaaggtgagaaagacacatttagttggagatgtttcccatcacaagtccacctgtcaccattattgatccatgtcaccatgacaacgcttgacgtctgcatgcaaagtagtcatgaaggtttcctcttcatgctttgtcactccacttgtgcttttttgctctccacagacaactggagcgtcgccctcgctgccacggcggcggtcgtcgctgtggcggccgtcctggcggccatcatcatcgtcatggtcaggcgtcacagaaacagacaaggtgagggacaccaatgtcctccgtcttcttcttcttcttcttcttcttctcggtccaggccgtgagttgatgctttcatccgggctgcatgttttagttgccttccagccaaacactcaaagatccacagagacagagcgcacactctcacatagaaacacgtgaggaaaaagtccatttcaccttgtttcactttcatttcagcCCAGTACGATCCAGCTCGTAAGTAAAACATCTTTTCTTTGAGCCGCAAGAAACAAAGCCGTGGTGAAGCGTCACTCACATGGAGGTCTGATGTGGACCTTTGTTACAAGTTTAGCCTGAAAATCCCAACTTGAGCTgactccttcacaataaaagaccctcctgtgagcacacgcaatacaaagtgtggcatatctcacgtttgacatgagtcctcatgatgaggatcagccaaatgagacctcaagtgtgctgactcatcaagaaggtatcctagtcaggaagtagaagagcagcACTCTGCTTCTTCATGTTTCCAAGTCACACCTCAAAGATCTGATGTGAGTGACGAGGCACCTTCTGGATGTTCTTCCTTCACCGTTTACGTTTGTCCCGCAGCTCAAGAAGGTGGCGGCTGAAGGCTGAGTAAGTCTGCACCTCCAAATGTTCTTGTGTGAAGATGATGTTCAACTTGCTTCTGTTGGGAATGTGCtgagtcatcttcttcctccaggatgctttgtgcactggaacacAGAGAGATGTCTCCGTCGCTGAGGGACGTCATGGAGATGTGCTTTGTTCTTCATCCCACTGCTCCTCACGCTATTCCATCTACTCTTCTTTGGCCGTTAAAATACTTTCAACATCAAACGTTGGAGGCTAGAAAATCATTCGGGGCTCACGTTTCATGGCCTTGACATCATGACGAGGATTTCTTCTTTCTTTGAATAGCCGCTGCTTATGATCAATATCACATTGTGTCACATCTCTGGCAATAAATCCGTTTGTTCTCCACTCGCCTCGCACTGCTTTCTTGGCGACCAGGAAGGCTCTCGCTCATAACAATGGTAGAAATAGCTCGTTTTtatttatcttgtattttttcattcaacacttaaatccctaGATCAGTTTCAGGTTTATCTGTCCATatcatattcttttttttaatattttatactttttttgtcaaaatcctgttttgttatggcaaaaacactaaataataatgtttactaAACGTAATTGcaatcttaaataggtcaataattcataacatcattgattttaattcattattttttgagcaatgacaattaaaaaatgccttaaaaatgtatttatttttttactttcaacacttaagtctctcgataaacttcagatccatccctcgtttctgtgacgacctgtcacgtcaggtgtcacatggtctgtttgcgtttgtgtttatctcctcgtcagcgctcttattttggtcccacttcctgtttgtctccctgagcgcttttcCCTCCTCATCtgtcgctgattggcagcctggctacacctggtcatggggtgagggtgatgggtcaaatgcagaggataatctcaccacacgtagtgtgtgtgtgacaatcattgctactttaacttgaactaaccagctggcttctatttatgcctgcctcaccctccagtcagggctcaaggATTGTTTTGTTAAAGGTTACTCTGGTTTGCTTTATGCTGCTTATGcttctgtgcacttccctgctgcacctccTTGTGCTGCCTGTGGGAATTAAAAGACTCTCACCTGCACgtcgtcctcctgtctcctgcatcttggggtcacaactagagCAGCCATGCGAGTACGTGACAACTTctcaattttttatttgtttttgccattttagtcaaaaaccttttgtttttaaggcaaacacaaaatatccaatattttcccggaaaaatattttgaagtcaaATGTTTGAAGTgacgtacactgtaaaaactctttcagttgtattgtcctttttattttatttgtaaaagtatatttattccaataaatcaatttatttatatatataaaagtgtgaatattttcgtaacttacttttttatgtgataaaattaattttattggacttccaacataaattgatttagcaaaactcagttcaaaggtttatatcagaacctaaaacgtcaggacccgcccacctgcatgcagctgtggaagaacaagcccagacacgtttcttcacggagcccaaggaaaacacttgacagaactcatgtaagtaacaattgatattgttaaaagtcagtatttgccaggattgaaatatatacattttcaaaagcatgtttcaacgttatatttagtttgctacttttcccgccgaccgccatttcgaatgtgctcttacctccaacagttcattaacttcaaccaaacattgtttatagcTGTGCAGTTTATCGTTAGCGTTTTCTTTGcgtggtagtttaatattttattcttcagtttataagcagccacattaaagtagggctacaacaactaatcgatgttttaaatagttgccgattaattagtcatcgattcattggaactatgctatgcgcatgcgcggaggcttattttttatttttttgttttataaacctttatttataaactgcaacatttacgaacagctgagaaacaataa
This genomic interval from Nerophis lumbriciformis linkage group LG07, RoL_Nlum_v2.1, whole genome shotgun sequence contains the following:
- the LOC140678966 gene encoding major histocompatibility complex class I-related gene protein-like, with protein sequence AELPEVFLLQKTPSSPVTCMATGFYPDLADLFWRKDGEQIFEDVEHGELLPNHDGTFQMSVELKVEVTAEVEGKYECVFQLSGVKEDLVTKLERRSILSNASHEAQYDPARK